One region of Verrucomicrobiales bacterium genomic DNA includes:
- a CDS encoding PQQ-like beta-propeller repeat protein, translating into MKPILALAILINLSLVPLASAANSPAAPIHWPQFRGADSMAVADGSRFPERWSTNENVAWKVEIPGRGWSSPIVWGDRVFLTTATSEGPMDEAKKGLYFGGDRKDPPATTHHWWVQCLALKDGKELWRREVKSGNPVNPLHIKNSYASETPVTDGERVYAYFGNVGLFCFDLDGKPLWSTNWPAVKTRYGWGSAASPVLHGDKLFLVNDNEDQSFVVALDKRTGKQLWRTERDEPSNWATPYVWQNEQRTELVTPGRKRVRSYDLDGKLLWEFGGMSTIVIPTPFSKFGLLYISSGYVGDKIRPVFAVKPGASGDITLPAGETNSAHIAWYQPTAAPYNPSPLLYGDQFYVLFDFGFFSAHDARTGRQIYEKQRIRTQTTSFTASPWAANGKIYALSEDGDTFVFQAGPEYRLLHSNPLDEMCMSTPAIAGDRLLIRTLTKLYCIAPGK; encoded by the coding sequence ATGAAACCCATCCTCGCCCTGGCGATACTCATCAACCTTAGCCTCGTCCCACTCGCCTCGGCCGCGAACTCGCCTGCCGCGCCGATCCACTGGCCTCAGTTCCGCGGGGCGGACTCCATGGCCGTGGCTGATGGGTCGCGGTTTCCTGAACGATGGAGCACCAATGAGAATGTGGCTTGGAAGGTGGAGATCCCGGGGCGTGGCTGGTCCTCACCCATCGTGTGGGGTGATCGCGTCTTCCTGACCACCGCTACGAGCGAGGGTCCCATGGACGAGGCCAAAAAGGGCCTGTACTTCGGCGGCGACCGCAAAGACCCGCCGGCCACGACGCATCATTGGTGGGTGCAATGTCTCGCCCTCAAGGACGGGAAAGAACTGTGGCGCCGGGAGGTCAAAAGCGGCAATCCCGTCAATCCCCTGCACATCAAAAACAGCTATGCCTCGGAAACGCCAGTCACCGACGGCGAGCGAGTGTACGCCTACTTCGGCAACGTGGGCCTGTTCTGCTTCGACCTGGACGGAAAGCCCCTCTGGTCCACCAACTGGCCGGCAGTGAAGACCCGCTACGGATGGGGTTCGGCGGCCTCGCCGGTGCTTCACGGTGACAAGCTCTTCCTGGTGAACGACAATGAAGACCAGTCGTTTGTGGTGGCGCTGGACAAGCGAACGGGAAAGCAGCTTTGGAGAACTGAACGGGATGAGCCGAGTAACTGGGCGACTCCCTATGTCTGGCAGAACGAGCAGCGAACCGAGCTGGTCACCCCGGGACGCAAACGCGTCCGCTCGTATGATCTCGATGGGAAGCTGCTGTGGGAGTTCGGAGGCATGTCCACGATTGTGATTCCAACGCCCTTCTCGAAGTTTGGATTGCTCTACATCAGCTCGGGATATGTCGGTGACAAAATCCGCCCCGTGTTCGCGGTGAAGCCGGGCGCGAGCGGGGATATCACGCTGCCCGCAGGCGAGACCAACAGCGCGCACATCGCGTGGTATCAGCCGACGGCGGCACCCTACAACCCTTCACCCCTGCTCTACGGGGACCAGTTCTATGTGCTGTTTGATTTCGGTTTCTTCAGCGCGCACGACGCCCGAACAGGACGACAGATCTACGAAAAGCAGCGGATCCGGACCCAGACCACTTCCTTCACGGCCTCGCCTTGGGCGGCCAATGGAAAGATCTACGCGCTCAGCGAGGACGGCGACACCTTCGTGTTCCAAGCGGGACCCGAGTATCGTCTGTTGCATAGCAATCCGCTCGACGAGATGTGCATGTCCACGCCGGCCATCGCCGGAGATCGGTTACTGATTCGAACCCTGACCAAGCTCTACTGCATCGCACCGGGAAAGTGA